DNA sequence from the Calderihabitans maritimus genome:
ATAAAGTTGTACTGGGATAAAAAAGGTATACAAAACACTGACGCGACCGTAGAGCTGGCCGTCAAAAGGGCCAAGGAGCTGGGAATTAAACATGTGGTGGTAGCCTCCAATACGGGAGAAACTGCAAAGAAATTCCTGGGTCACGGTTTAGAGATAGTTTGTGTCACCCACCATGTAGGCTTTAGTGAACCGGGAATAGATGAAATGCCGGCAGAGACTAGGCAAGAATTGCAGGAAAAAGGGGTTAAAGTGCTTACCACTACCCACCTCATGGCAGGATTGGATAGAGCCCTGCGATTTAAGTTTGGAGGTGTGTATCCGGCAGAGATAATAGCCAATACGCTCCGAATTTTTGGCCAGGGAGTAAAGGTTTGCGTTGAAGTTGCCATAATGGCTCTGGATGCCGGCCTTATTCCCTATGGACAAGAAGTAGTGGCCGTAGGGGGGACCGGGAGAGGTGCCGATGCGGCCGCGGTAATATTACCGGCACATTCTCATAGTTTTTTTGATACCCGAATAAAAGAGATAATCTGTATGCCGCGCGAAAAATAATCCTAGCCGTACAGCCACCTAGCTACCAATTCACTTAACAGGAAAATAAAAATTATTCCTAAAATATACCGAATTAACCGCGGAACTCTCCAGTAAGTCAATAGTTTCAAGAAAAAGTTAAGGGGAAGCACAACGGCTACTAAAAAAATCAGAAGCAACTTAATGTTCTCCGGCACGTTTTTAAACCTCACTTTACGATTCTTTATAAAAAAAGCAGCTACTAATACTGGCCTCTAGGGCTCTACCCCGAAGGGGCGTATTAGTACTGCTTCTTATCCTATTATATCACAATTTTCGGCAAACATCTACGTTGCCGGCTCTTCTTCCAGCAACTGTATCTCTCCTTCCAGAACAACCAGATCCAGTTCCTCTGCTACAATTATCCGCTCTTGAGGATACTCAGACATTAGTTTTTTAACTAATTCAGCAACTTCCAGTTCGTTTTCACAACGCTGCCAAAAAGTAGTATCTTTCACGGCAACAATATACAAAATTAGTTCCCTCCCAGCCTGCACTTTTCCGCTTAGAAACCCTCATAGGCAAATCCAGCCAGAAAAGCTTTCTGGTTAACTTCCAAGGTTCTCTGGGGTACCGTTTTCGCCAAGACTTCCAGCCAGATTTCTTTCCGTATTTTCAGAAATTTGGCCGCCACGCCCATCATTACCATATTGGCGGCTTTGATATTGCCGCACTCCATGGCCATGTCGGAAGCATTAACCACTATAGTTTCCTTTGCCCTTCGCTTAATACGGTCTATAACATCGGGAAAATAACGGGCCGCTCCGATAATAACCGGCATCGGCTCTATAGCCCTGTCATTAACAATAATTCTTCCTGAGGGGCTCAGGAAAGGAATCCACCTCAGCCCTTCCATTTTTTCAAAAGCCACAATTAAATCGGCTTCACCTTTTTTAATGATAGGAGAATAGACTTTTGGCCCAAAACGCACCTGGGTGACTACACTGCCTCCCCGCTGGGACATTCCGTGAATCTCCGAAAGCTTAACCTCGCCTCCTTGATGCAGGGCCGCCTCACTCAAAACTTTGCCGGCCAGCACCGTTCCCTGGCCACCTACTCCCACCAACAAAACATTAGTCACCGGTTTACTCACCTGCTTCACCCGCCTTCCTGATAGCTCCGAATTTGCATACCTGACTGCATAAACCGCAACCATTACACAAGGTATCATCTATCTGGGCAGTGTTCTCCCTGAAGGCTATACTGGGACATCCCAACTTCATACAGGATTTACAGCCGGTACATTTATCAAGTTCGACCTCATAGGCCTGACCTTCCTTCTTTTTATCCAGTAAAATGCAGGCACGGCGGGTAATAACAACAGAAGGTTCATCAGCCGATACTTCTTGGCGGACTATATCTTCTAATTGTTTCAGGTCATAAGGATCGACTACCTGTACTCGCTCTATTCCCAAGGCCTTGATCAAAGCCGGCAGGTCTACCGGTTTGCTCGATTG
Encoded proteins:
- a CDS encoding pyruvate kinase alpha/beta domain-containing protein, producing MYWDKKGIQNTDATVELAVKRAKELGIKHVVVASNTGETAKKFLGHGLEIVCVTHHVGFSEPGIDEMPAETRQELQEKGVKVLTTTHLMAGLDRALRFKFGGVYPAEIIANTLRIFGQGVKVCVEVAIMALDAGLIPYGQEVVAVGGTGRGADAAAVILPAHSHSFFDTRIKEIICMPREK
- a CDS encoding indolepyruvate oxidoreductase subunit beta; protein product: MSKPVTNVLLVGVGGQGTVLAGKVLSEAALHQGGEVKLSEIHGMSQRGGSVVTQVRFGPKVYSPIIKKGEADLIVAFEKMEGLRWIPFLSPSGRIIVNDRAIEPMPVIIGAARYFPDVIDRIKRRAKETIVVNASDMAMECGNIKAANMVMMGVAAKFLKIRKEIWLEVLAKTVPQRTLEVNQKAFLAGFAYEGF